The proteins below are encoded in one region of Metabacillus dongyingensis:
- a CDS encoding sensor histidine kinase: MNFSTLAKKDVYILVLMLLTVPLAGEIKFYPLNETFRVSFGAPAFFFFLLLLQKIPAVLSGILTGTIVVKLRILLDFIQQENFDWTSSFLVQYPSFFFYFTYSCLFYLMKTNRFHNRPLIIGFFGLIIEILSDCVEIIIQYFVLKTTITFADLNEMIMVAFAHSFIVLSFFNMMKLYEAQTRERQIREQNEHMLMLISNLYEETVHLKKTLKNAENITKESYHLYRNLKEQEKEQNVFKQQFSQKALRIAGEIHEVKKDNQRIFAGLSKLITNESLKDYMSAAEIIQLIIQINKKYAFSLGKDIKFLYSVEGNHPNYHVYTLLSLINNLVANAVEAIKEKGTVSLSLGKLNDTAEIQIADSGPGILPKYEDAIFKPGFTSKYDHLGTPSTGIGLSYVKEVVKDLGGEIIFQNKHNIGVVFLIKLPIHNLIQKG; the protein is encoded by the coding sequence ATGAACTTTAGTACTTTAGCGAAAAAAGACGTTTATATTCTTGTTCTGATGTTGCTTACAGTGCCACTGGCAGGTGAAATAAAGTTTTATCCATTAAATGAAACGTTTCGAGTAAGTTTTGGGGCACCGGCATTTTTCTTTTTTTTATTATTACTGCAGAAAATACCAGCAGTTTTATCGGGTATTTTGACAGGAACGATTGTTGTTAAATTGCGAATTCTATTAGACTTTATTCAGCAGGAGAATTTTGACTGGACATCCTCTTTCCTAGTCCAATATCCCAGTTTTTTCTTTTACTTCACATATTCTTGCCTCTTTTATTTAATGAAAACCAACCGTTTTCATAACAGACCTTTGATAATCGGATTTTTCGGCCTCATAATCGAAATATTGTCTGACTGTGTAGAAATAATCATTCAATATTTCGTGTTGAAAACAACAATTACGTTTGCGGATCTAAATGAAATGATCATGGTTGCTTTTGCTCACAGTTTTATTGTTCTAAGCTTTTTTAATATGATGAAACTGTATGAAGCACAGACGAGGGAACGACAAATAAGAGAACAAAATGAACACATGTTAATGCTTATTTCCAATTTATATGAGGAAACAGTTCATTTAAAAAAAACATTAAAAAATGCAGAGAATATTACAAAAGAATCGTATCATTTATATCGGAATTTAAAAGAACAGGAAAAAGAACAGAATGTATTTAAACAGCAGTTTAGTCAAAAAGCGTTGCGTATTGCTGGTGAAATACATGAAGTTAAAAAAGATAACCAACGAATTTTTGCAGGTCTCTCTAAATTGATTACTAATGAAAGTTTAAAGGACTATATGAGTGCTGCTGAAATCATTCAATTAATTATACAAATCAATAAAAAATATGCCTTTTCATTAGGAAAAGATATTAAATTTTTATACTCGGTAGAAGGGAACCATCCAAATTATCATGTATATACTTTGTTATCTCTCATCAATAATTTAGTAGCAAATGCAGTAGAAGCAATTAAAGAGAAGGGAACAGTCAGTTTAAGTTTGGGTAAACTTAACGATACTGCAGAAATTCAAATTGCTGATAGCGGACCTGGCATCCTGCCAAAATATGAGGATGCTATCTTTAAACCTGGATTTACCTCGAAGTATGACCATTTAGGAACACCTTCAACAGGGATTGGGCTCTCATATGTAAAAGAAGTAGTGAAAGACCTTGGTGGAGAGATCATATTTCAGAATAAACATAACATCGGTGTCGTTTTTTTGATAAAGTTACCGATTCATAATTTGATTCAGAAAGGGTAG
- a CDS encoding response regulator, with product MRFFITDDDYAIRSILNQIIEDEDLGEVVEEAEDGYLLEGHILNLKQIDILFIDLLMPIRDGIETIRHLKGIFSGKVIMISQVESKDLIGEAYSLGIDYYIHKPINRMEVLTVIRKVMERIYLERSINNIQASLNSLVNLAQPKVDTFNEKSILKVGEFLLSELGIVGENGHKDLIEILQYLFKNEHAYAFEQQFPTLKDIFKEIAKKKLGPSAAQADINREIKASAQRIRRAINHSLNYFASLGLTDFSNQKFENYASKYFEFTVISQKMKELKNAKRRLTPTQVNTKKFIQVFYFEAKRLISGEYL from the coding sequence ATGCGTTTTTTTATAACAGATGACGATTACGCTATACGTTCAATCTTAAACCAAATTATAGAAGACGAAGATTTAGGAGAAGTTGTGGAAGAAGCAGAAGATGGCTATCTATTAGAGGGACACATTTTGAATTTAAAACAGATCGATATATTATTTATTGATTTATTGATGCCAATCCGTGATGGTATTGAAACAATTCGCCATTTAAAAGGCATTTTTTCTGGAAAAGTTATCATGATTTCACAAGTTGAATCAAAAGATCTAATTGGTGAAGCTTACTCTCTTGGGATCGATTATTATATTCATAAACCAATAAATCGTATGGAAGTGTTAACAGTTATTCGAAAAGTAATGGAACGTATTTATTTAGAAAGGTCGATTAATAATATCCAAGCTTCTTTAAATAGCTTAGTAAATTTAGCTCAGCCAAAAGTTGATACTTTTAATGAAAAAAGTATTCTAAAGGTCGGTGAATTTCTTTTGTCTGAATTAGGAATCGTGGGAGAGAATGGACATAAAGATTTAATAGAAATACTTCAATATTTATTTAAGAATGAACACGCTTACGCTTTTGAACAACAATTTCCAACTCTTAAAGATATTTTTAAAGAAATAGCGAAAAAAAAACTCGGACCATCAGCTGCACAAGCTGATATTAATCGTGAGATAAAAGCTTCTGCACAACGAATACGCAGAGCGATTAATCATTCATTAAATTATTTTGCGTCACTTGGTTTAACAGATTTTTCAAATCAAAAGTTTGAAAATTACGCTTCAAAATATTTTGAATTCACAGTCATCAGCCAAAAGATGAAAGAATTGAAAAATGCAAAAAGACGTCTTACTCCTACTCAAGTAAATACAAAAAAATTTATTCAAGTATTCTATTTTGAAGCGAAGCGTTTGATTTCAGGGGAATATTTATAA
- a CDS encoding helix-turn-helix domain-containing protein, giving the protein MILNRLTTLRKGKRWSLQYTADRLGIAKSTYAGYESGHRRPSLEALKSMADLFDVSTDYLLGRVDHPTFQLEEDTIKSVQFMELTDLPNLELAVDGIFLSVEEMHQFIAFIRAKRELEGKAP; this is encoded by the coding sequence ATGATTTTAAATAGATTAACTACATTAAGGAAGGGCAAAAGGTGGTCATTGCAATATACGGCTGATCGACTCGGAATCGCAAAGAGTACTTATGCCGGTTACGAATCGGGGCACCGCCGCCCTTCATTAGAAGCCCTTAAATCAATGGCTGATTTATTTGACGTATCAACCGATTACCTTTTAGGTAGAGTTGATCATCCAACTTTTCAGCTTGAAGAGGATACAATAAAGTCAGTTCAATTTATGGAATTAACTGATCTACCAAATTTAGAGCTGGCAGTCGATGGAATCTTTCTTTCTGTAGAAGAAATGCACCAATTTATTGCTTTTATTAGAGCTAAGCGAGAATTGGAAGGAAAGGCACCATAA
- a CDS encoding type I asparaginase — protein MKKLMLLTTGGTIASLEGENGLVPEMKAEEILSHLPGLNSLCQIDSKPLMNIDSTNMQPEYWADMAKSIYEKYNDYDGFVITHGTDTMAYTSAALSYMLQDVDKPIVITGSQIPIAFKKTDAKRNISDAVRFACEDIGGVYVVFDGRVIQGTRAIKLRTKSYDSFESINYPYIASIHEDDIKYNKSFHSPKNKEIKLDTSLCTDVSLVKLHPGIKPEFFDFLKNQCKGIVIESYGSGGIPFQGRNILQKLNELTECGISVVITTQCLEEGEDIDIYEVGRKVNQNIIIRSRNMNTEAIVPKLMWVLGKTQDPHKVKEMMETPIADDITV, from the coding sequence TTGAAGAAGTTGATGTTACTTACTACCGGTGGGACAATTGCTTCGTTAGAAGGGGAAAATGGGCTAGTTCCTGAGATGAAAGCCGAAGAAATTTTAAGTCATCTACCGGGATTAAATAGTCTCTGTCAGATTGATAGTAAGCCTTTGATGAATATTGATAGTACAAATATGCAACCGGAATATTGGGCTGACATGGCAAAATCTATTTATGAAAAATACAATGATTACGACGGCTTTGTTATCACCCATGGGACGGATACAATGGCTTACACTTCAGCTGCGCTCTCATATATGTTACAAGATGTAGATAAACCAATAGTGATTACAGGTTCTCAAATCCCAATTGCCTTTAAGAAAACAGATGCCAAAAGAAATATCTCTGACGCGGTTCGATTTGCTTGTGAAGATATTGGCGGGGTATATGTGGTTTTTGACGGTAGAGTTATCCAGGGAACAAGGGCCATTAAACTGAGAACGAAAAGCTATGACTCGTTTGAAAGTATTAATTATCCTTATATTGCCTCTATACATGAAGATGATATTAAGTATAATAAGTCTTTTCATTCACCAAAGAATAAGGAAATTAAGTTAGATACTTCCCTTTGTACGGATGTTTCTTTGGTTAAGTTACATCCCGGGATTAAGCCAGAATTCTTTGATTTTCTGAAAAATCAATGTAAGGGAATTGTAATTGAAAGCTATGGAAGCGGTGGCATTCCATTTCAAGGAAGAAACATTTTGCAGAAATTGAATGAGTTGACCGAGTGTGGAATATCAGTTGTCATTACTACTCAATGTTTAGAGGAAGGGGAGGATATAGATATATATGAAGTGGGGCGAAAAGTAAATCAAAATATCATCATTCGTTCCAGAAATATGAATACAGAAGCTATCGTTCCTAAATTGATGTGGGTATTAGGAAAGACACAGGACCCACACAAGGTGAAGGAAATGATGGAAACACCAATTGCAGATGACATTACAGTCTAA
- the aspA gene encoding aspartate ammonia-lyase, with amino-acid sequence MVRVERAYRIEKDFLGEKEIPADVYYGIQTLRAVENFPITGYKIHNEMIKALAMVKKAAALANMDVKRLYEGIGEVIIRSSDEILEGKWHEYFIVDPIQGGAGTSMNMNANEVIANRALELLGHNKGEYGKLSPNSHVNMSQSTNDVFPTAIHISTLNLLEKLLDTMNDMLDVFKKKAQQFDHVIKMGRTHLQDAVPIRLGQEFEAYSRVLERDIKRIGQTRQHLYEVNMGATAVGTGLNADPRYIKNVVKHLADISGLPLVGTEHLVDATQNTDAYTEVSAALKVCMMNMSKIANDLRLMASGPRAGLGEITLPARQPGSSIMPGKVNPVMAELINQVAFQVIGNDHTICLASEAGQLELNVMEPVLVFNLLQSISIMNNAFKSFTDYCLTGIEANEDRMKEYVEKSVGIVTAVNPHLGYEVVSRIAREAILKGKSVRELCLQYDVLTEEELDLILNPYEMTNPGISGGALFDRE; translated from the coding sequence ATGGTCAGAGTTGAGAGAGCATACCGAATTGAGAAAGATTTTCTCGGTGAAAAGGAAATTCCTGCAGATGTTTATTATGGAATACAAACGTTACGCGCTGTAGAAAATTTTCCAATCACTGGCTACAAAATTCATAATGAAATGATAAAAGCGCTAGCAATGGTAAAAAAAGCAGCCGCACTAGCCAATATGGATGTCAAGCGTCTATATGAAGGAATTGGTGAAGTAATCATTCGATCCTCAGATGAAATACTGGAAGGAAAATGGCACGAGTATTTTATAGTCGATCCAATCCAGGGCGGAGCCGGCACTTCAATGAATATGAATGCAAATGAAGTCATTGCAAACCGTGCGCTTGAACTGCTCGGTCATAATAAAGGTGAATATGGAAAATTAAGTCCGAACAGTCATGTAAATATGTCGCAATCAACGAATGATGTGTTTCCGACAGCCATTCACATCTCAACCCTTAATTTGCTGGAAAAGTTACTGGATACCATGAATGACATGTTGGATGTCTTCAAGAAGAAAGCTCAGCAATTCGATCATGTCATAAAAATGGGACGCACCCATCTTCAAGATGCCGTACCAATTCGCCTTGGTCAAGAATTTGAAGCTTATAGCCGCGTATTGGAACGGGATATTAAACGAATTGGGCAAACACGCCAGCATCTTTACGAAGTGAATATGGGCGCGACAGCGGTAGGGACAGGTTTAAATGCGGACCCTCGCTATATCAAAAATGTCGTCAAGCACCTTGCAGACATAAGCGGATTGCCGCTTGTCGGCACTGAGCACCTTGTCGATGCAACACAAAACACGGATGCCTACACAGAAGTGTCAGCTGCATTGAAGGTTTGTATGATGAATATGTCCAAAATCGCGAACGACTTACGATTGATGGCTTCCGGCCCGCGTGCTGGACTTGGTGAAATTACCTTACCTGCACGTCAGCCTGGTTCCTCCATTATGCCTGGAAAAGTCAACCCAGTAATGGCGGAGCTCATTAACCAAGTCGCCTTTCAGGTCATCGGAAACGATCATACAATTTGCTTGGCCTCTGAAGCGGGACAGCTTGAATTAAACGTGATGGAACCCGTGCTAGTCTTTAACTTGCTTCAATCCATCAGTATTATGAATAATGCGTTTAAAAGCTTTACAGACTATTGTCTAACCGGTATCGAGGCAAACGAAGACCGGATGAAAGAATATGTTGAAAAAAGTGTGGGAATAGTTACAGCCGTGAATCCGCACTTAGGATATGAAGTTGTATCCCGAATTGCACGGGAAGCCATTTTAAAAGGCAAATCGGTGCGAGAGCTTTGCCTGCAATATGACGTGCTGACAGAGGAAGAACTCGATTTGATTTTAAACCCCTACGAAATGACAAATCCTGGTATATCAGGTGGTGCTTTATTCGATCGAGAGTAA
- the nhaC gene encoding Na+/H+ antiporter NhaC: MKHVRLPSMLEIIFTLGLFLAIVFSFTAMFDLPIQLALFISWFIVILLGLRLGHRYQQLQGAITNGISNGLEAILILIAVGALIGTWIAGGVVPTLIYYGLEFIHPSIFLLATLVICSITSLATGTSWGTVGTAGIAMMAIGEGMGIPLPLVAGAVLSGAYFGDKLSPLSDSTVLAASMSKVDVIAHVRAMLYLDVPAYIITAILFTIAGFMYGGKNTDLEKVEFLKTALLENFDIQIWMLIPAIFVILMLALKQPSMPTIAAGALLGIIWATVFQGMDFSAALGTAYSGFSIDTGIEFMDDLLNRGGIEGMLGSIVVIIFGLGFGGLLEHLGVLKVIVSKFQNQLTSAGNVTLSTLIVAFLANVFGCAMYVSLILTPKIMEENYDKLHIDRRVLARNSEVGGTLTSGMIPWSDNGIFMAGILGISTFSYVPFMWLSFVSIALAIIYGYTGKYIWYTNNNVQALQQKAN, from the coding sequence GTGAAGCATGTACGATTACCATCTATGTTAGAAATTATTTTTACATTGGGGTTGTTTTTAGCCATTGTTTTTTCATTTACCGCGATGTTTGATTTACCGATACAACTAGCACTATTTATATCGTGGTTCATTGTTATTTTACTTGGATTACGATTAGGACACCGATACCAGCAACTGCAAGGCGCTATTACAAACGGGATTTCGAATGGTCTTGAGGCTATATTAATTCTGATTGCAGTCGGTGCCCTTATCGGGACGTGGATTGCAGGAGGAGTCGTACCGACACTTATTTATTACGGATTGGAATTTATCCACCCTAGCATTTTCTTATTAGCCACTCTCGTCATTTGCTCGATCACATCTTTGGCAACAGGTACGTCTTGGGGAACAGTCGGGACTGCTGGAATCGCAATGATGGCAATTGGAGAGGGAATGGGTATCCCTCTGCCGCTTGTAGCTGGTGCCGTTCTTTCCGGTGCATACTTCGGAGATAAACTTTCTCCATTATCTGACAGTACCGTACTCGCAGCATCAATGTCGAAAGTGGATGTTATTGCACACGTACGTGCCATGTTATATTTAGATGTCCCTGCATACATCATTACTGCTATTCTTTTTACCATAGCAGGGTTTATGTATGGCGGGAAAAATACAGATTTAGAAAAAGTAGAATTTCTGAAGACTGCATTACTAGAAAACTTCGATATTCAAATTTGGATGCTAATTCCTGCGATATTTGTCATTCTAATGCTCGCACTAAAACAACCTTCTATGCCAACGATTGCTGCAGGGGCTCTCTTAGGGATCATTTGGGCTACCGTATTCCAAGGGATGGATTTTTCTGCGGCCCTCGGTACGGCTTACAGTGGTTTTTCAATTGATACAGGCATTGAATTCATGGATGATCTTCTAAACCGTGGGGGGATCGAGGGAATGCTTGGCTCAATTGTTGTTATTATTTTCGGATTGGGATTTGGTGGTCTATTGGAGCATTTAGGAGTACTAAAAGTAATTGTTTCCAAATTCCAGAACCAGCTAACTTCAGCAGGTAATGTAACCCTGTCAACATTAATTGTTGCCTTTTTAGCAAATGTATTTGGTTGTGCTATGTACGTTTCATTAATTTTAACACCAAAGATCATGGAAGAAAACTATGATAAATTACACATTGATCGGAGAGTTTTAGCTCGAAATTCTGAGGTCGGCGGTACGCTAACATCTGGGATGATTCCTTGGTCCGACAACGGAATTTTCATGGCAGGGATTCTAGGTATATCTACCTTTTCCTATGTTCCATTCATGTGGTTAAGTTTTGTTTCCATTGCACTTGCGATCATTTATGGTTATACAGGGAAATATATTTGGTACACTAACAATAACGTACAGGCGCTGCAGCAGAAGGCTAATTAA
- a CDS encoding undecaprenyl-diphosphate phosphatase, whose product MQNNTSFSTPIALPIMVGATGLDLFKSWNHLSISELPMFVVDFITSFVVALMAVVTFVKWISKIGLIPFALYRFVLAIAFYIFVLY is encoded by the coding sequence ATACAAAATAACACATCATTTAGCACACCAATAGCACTTCCTATAATGGTTGGAGCTACAGGATTAGATCTTTTCAAAAGCTGGAATCATCTAAGCATAAGTGAGTTACCTATGTTTGTTGTTGATTTTATTACTTCTTTTGTGGTAGCTCTTATGGCAGTTGTCACTTTTGTGAAGTGGATTAGTAAAATCGGTTTAATTCCCTTTGCTTTATATCGTTTTGTTTTAGCCATCGCGTTTTATATTTTCGTGTTGTACTAA